Within Romboutsia sp. CE17, the genomic segment TTTTCAAATAATATAAGCTCCTCATCAGTACTATCTTTATATAAGCTCTGAAGCATTTTAGAATAATCATCACTACCATCAGGTATTGGTAAAGAGCTTCCTAATACACACTTGTCCCAAAACGACTTTTCTAAATCCATTATTTGATTTATAAGTTCTTCATTTCTTTCTATCTTATGAATTACTAAATCTTCATTACCTATAAGTACCGCAATATAACAATGAGTTGCACCTGTAACTGCCATATAGTGATAACACTGTACTTGATAATAAATAGGAACTTCTTTTTGCCACAACTTCTTAGAGTAGCTATTAGTGACTTTACACTCTAAAAAAGCTTTTTCACCAATGATAGCTCTATCTATATTTGCAAGTGCAAACGGGTACTTATCATTTCTAAGTATTCCATTTACATTTCTAACCTTTTTATTAGTTTTCAGCATAAATTCATTAGCCACAAAATTTTTTAATTTATTTCCAAGCTCCATCCTATAACTAACTTCATCTTCATAAGAATTACCAACTTGTACCTCATCAATCTTATCCATATACACACTTATAGAACTTTTGTATGGACTAAGACCAAGTACACTAGCTGCGTCACTTCCACCAATACCTTCTTTTCTTCTTTTTTCCCACTCAAACTTATTCATATCTTTAGTTTCATAAATTACATAAGAATCTAAGTATTTTCTCATTTGTTATCCCCTTTAAATTAAATATTTTTAACTATACTTTGTTCTCTCATCAAATCTTCTAATCTATTTTTAAGCATTATTAAAGTAGCTCTAGCCTTTAATGCTTCAACTTGCTTTTCATCTTCAAAAACTTCAACTATCTTTTTAATTTTCTTTCCTTCAACAAAAGTCACTCTTTCCTTCATGATATCCCCTCCTCATATTTAATCTTATGAGGTATAAAATTTGTCCTATTCTTTATTTAAGAATATCTAAAAAATACTTCTGACCTTTTCCAGTTATAAGCGTTGTAGTAGATATCTTTTCTCCACTCTCAGTATTTATAATAGTTTCACACACTTTAAACAAACCACTTTTTATATAAGGCTGTTTAGGTGTATTCTTATCCTTACCAGCTTTTATAAGATATCCTTCTTCCCTTAGAAAACTAAATAATCTATTTCTACCAATTCTAATATCATTATTATTAAGAATCTTAGCAAATTGTCCTATTGTAATAGCTTCATTAGATGATGCTATACATTTACCAAATTCAGTATAAGGTTTATCAAAAGCCATACACTCTTCTAATCTCTCAACTTTTCTCTCAACTAATAATCTTTTATTTCTTTCTTCTTTTAACTTAGTAGCCATTTCAATTATAAAATCAGGATCTTGTAAAGTTTTATTAATAACATCATCACTCATATATGCACCGTTAACTCTTATAGATGGAATTACTTCTTCCATAATCCATTTTTCAAAACGCTTAGCATTTGGTAATTTCGATTTAATAATTAATCTATATACATTACCTTCATCTATAAACTTTTTTGATACATACTGAATAAAATCACTTCTATTTGAGTCATTTCTACGAACTACCCCCACGTCATGAAACGTTACCCCGTCCTCTTCACAATGTCTAATTATAGCTGCCCTTGGATTTGTATATCCTAAAACCTCGGCCACTGGTATAGCTTCAAAATATTCTTTATTATTTTTTACTATAACTCCTATATTTCCAAATTCCTCACTTGTAAAAATCTTTAAATTTTCCATTTTATAATCCCCCTATTCTATTATCATTTCGGTAAGTATTAATCAAAAAAAATTTCTCTTATCTCTTCTTCATTAAGATTAAAAATCTCAGTCATTTTTCTAAGCTCTTTTAAAGTAAACTTTGACCTTCCATTTTCTTTAAAGTTATAGCTTTTAACGTTTATACCTAGTTTTTTTGCAACATCAGCCTGCGTTAATCCTATTATCATACGCTTTACCTTTAACATCCTTAATCCCATTTTTAATACTCCTTTATAATTTTTATATTCTAAAATTTAAAATTTTATTGCAATTCGGTAATTAAATAGTACATCCATTTTTTTACAGTGTCAATGAAATAATGGTAATTTTTTTATAAAAATTATCACTTTTTTATTGAATTATACATTTTTTACTCATTTTATTACATTTTGTATATTTTTATTTCCATTTATGTAATACTGTGCTATCATTAAATTATAATAATAATATGTAAAAATTAACCAAAGGAGGGTATGAATTTTGGAGACAATAGCCCAAAGAATTTCTAGAGCTAGGCGTTATTTAAATATAAATCAAAAAGAGCTAGCTCAAAAAGCAAACATAACCGAAGCAAGTTTATCAAGATATGAAAACGGAATAAGAGAACCTAAATCAGCTGTACTTACAAGACTTGCAGAAGCACTTGAAGTATCAACAGATTATTTATTAGGGCTAAGCGAGAATAGAACTTATGAAGATAGTGATATATCTAATAAATCAGAAAAAGATATAAAAGTAATTTTAGAAAACGCAGAAAAAATGCTAAAGCAAGACGGCTTAATGTTTTCTGGAAAGCCAGCTTCAAAAGAAGCTATAGATGGAGTTTTACAGGCTATTCAAATGGGGATGCTATTAGCTATTGATAAAGAGAAAAATAAATAAAATTAGCTTTGTTCATGTCGCAACGACTTAGTCCGTTGCTCAAAATTATTTAATCAAGCAATCGATATATAAAAGGGGAGAATAGTTTTGATTTTAAAAGAGATAAGAGAAACAGTTAGAATTATAAAACAGTATTATCCCGGTTTAAGTGCATTAGATGTTTTAAATGAACTTAAAGTTGTCACTAGTTTTTTAGTAGATACTACTGAAACTAAATTACCAGATGGATGTTACTTTAAATTAGATAATGTAAAATTTGTACTTATAAATCCTTCACTTTCTGAACACGAAAGAAATAGAGTTTACGCCCATGAACTTGGACATGCTTTATTTCACCCAAACATTAACACATTGAATTTAGAAAATTACGATAAACTATTTGTAAAAAAACTAGAATTAGAAGCTGATAAATTTTGTTGTGAGTTCTTACTAGATGATAATGTATTCAGCACATATGAAGGTTATTCAAATTCTGAAATAGCAAAAATTTTTGGAATAACA encodes:
- a CDS encoding phage antirepressor KilAC domain-containing protein — encoded protein: MENLKIFTSEEFGNIGVIVKNNKEYFEAIPVAEVLGYTNPRAAIIRHCEEDGVTFHDVGVVRRNDSNRSDFIQYVSKKFIDEGNVYRLIIKSKLPNAKRFEKWIMEEVIPSIRVNGAYMSDDVINKTLQDPDFIIEMATKLKEERNKRLLVERKVERLEECMAFDKPYTEFGKCIASSNEAITIGQFAKILNNNDIRIGRNRLFSFLREEGYLIKAGKDKNTPKQPYIKSGLFKVCETIINTESGEKISTTTLITGKGQKYFLDILK
- a CDS encoding ImmA/IrrE family metallo-endopeptidase is translated as MILKEIRETVRIIKQYYPGLSALDVLNELKVVTSFLVDTTETKLPDGCYFKLDNVKFVLINPSLSEHERNRVYAHELGHALFHPNINTLNLENYDKLFVKKLELEADKFCCEFLLDDNVFSTYEGYSNSEIAKIFGITTELVDLKFNNLDKLNLIEKPNFSVM
- a CDS encoding helix-turn-helix domain-containing protein → METIAQRISRARRYLNINQKELAQKANITEASLSRYENGIREPKSAVLTRLAEALEVSTDYLLGLSENRTYEDSDISNKSEKDIKVILENAEKMLKQDGLMFSGKPASKEAIDGVLQAIQMGMLLAIDKEKNK
- a CDS encoding YqaJ viral recombinase family nuclease codes for the protein MRKYLDSYVIYETKDMNKFEWEKRRKEGIGGSDAASVLGLSPYKSSISVYMDKIDEVQVGNSYEDEVSYRMELGNKLKNFVANEFMLKTNKKVRNVNGILRNDKYPFALANIDRAIIGEKAFLECKVTNSYSKKLWQKEVPIYYQVQCYHYMAVTGATHCYIAVLIGNEDLVIHKIERNEELINQIMDLEKSFWDKCVLGSSLPIPDGSDDYSKMLQSLYKDSTDEELILFEKTDFLNRYDDVCELIKDLEMEKKSVEQYLQLQMKEYEVAYLGDRKITWKKQIRNVVDTKRLKKEHPELVERYMKTISSRVFRI
- a CDS encoding helix-turn-helix transcriptional regulator, whose translation is MGLRMLKVKRMIIGLTQADVAKKLGINVKSYNFKENGRSKFTLKELRKMTEIFNLNEEEIREIFFD